In the genome of Acaryochloris sp. CCMEE 5410, the window GTTCTCGAACAAGCTGATAGCGGACACGATAAGTATCTCCCGTATAGGCATCTGTTGTCTGTTGTCCACCTTCGAAGACCTTCGCCGTCTCGGTCACCGTTGCCTCGACCGTAGCTTCAGTAGGGCTTTGCTGCGTAATCGCATTAATTTTCAGATCATCAAAGGTATATTCCAAGTGGATCTGATTCAGTTGATCCGACTGAGCACCAGCCTTCCATTCAGACAAGCTGGGCTCCGCCAAAATTTTATCCAGAGACGCAATTTGATGATCTTTGCCCATTGCCTCAGCTTTTGCCGATTGCCAAGACTGAATAATTTGCCGAGCACTCGTTGTCGTGATTTCTTCGCTAGTAGCTGTCGCAGGAGCAGGTGTGGGGCTAGCCACTGGCGGACTAGCAGTCGGGCTAACACTGGGGCTTGCAGGAGAAGGAATGGGGTCAGGGCTGGCTGGTTCCGGAGATGGATTCTCAGCACCTGGAACTGGATCTTCTGGGCGAGAGCACTGACTGATAAGACCAAATAAGGCGAATAAAACCAGTGCAACAGCTCCCGCTGCAAAGAACCATCGACGGTATTGCAGTTGCGATCGCGAACGTCGAGTTTTGGAGACACCTTGATTTCCTCGGCCAGCATCATCCGTCTGCAGAGACTCAGCCTTAGGTGCAGGGGCAGTAGTGGCTGGCATGGAAGATCGTTTTCGAGGACTATCTAGTCCCTTCACCGGAGTTAAAGGCGTAACCTTTTGCGTCGATACTGGCGGTTTTCCTGGAGGTCTTTGTCGTTTTGCCCCTTGGCGATGAGCAGTCTGTTTCGGCAGACGCCCTTCTCGGGCAGAGCTTAGGGTTTCACTTCCCTGTTTGGCCAACAGAGGTAAGTCTGTAGATGTTGTTGAAGCTGGCATCCGAGGCGAGACAGGCTCCGGTGCTAATCCATTGAGATACGCCTGAATATGTTCATCATTGAAATAGTTCTGCAAAGACACTTGGGTATCATTAAGATCCCTGAAATAGGGATACACTTCCTGCTGTAACCAGCGTTCTGTATATAGGAACAAGCCTGGGACTAAATCTTCAGCCCCTTCAGAATACTGATGAATAAACTCTAATGACTCTTGGTCCCGACTCAAGGGAAGTGTCTGAATCGCAGCCCCCGGCTGGCCTAACAACAAATAGCACATTGACTTTTCGACTTGAATATCCTGCCGATCAGCCAACTCCGTCAACGCCGATTTTGCCTGTTGAATAAACTCTGGTTTCCCCTGGGAACAGCCTTTAGCAACCAATGCATACACCAATAAGTAACTCGCCACCGCAGACGGGCGTTCACTCTCTTTTATAAAGAGATCTTGCTGTTCTTGTACCGTTAAATGACACCGTAATTGCTGAATAAATCGCAGAAAATCGTCAACACTCAATCCCGATAAATCATCTTGCGGCCCGTCGATCCCCCCCCGTTCATCTAACATAATTTGGAGAAGAGAAAAACCTTGCTGACGTTTGGCTATATTCTCTTCAGGCTCAGCCAGTAATTCCAAAATACGATAGGGGCGAAGCTTATATAAATCCAACTCAATTTCTCGTTGTACCGCAGGAAACAATTGCTCTTGAGTTAGCAACTTCAAACCAGACTGCAAAACGTCTGAAGCCTGTTCAAACTGTTTTTGCTGCCAACATTCTCGTCCCGCTTCTAAATTCGCTAAAGCCATCGCTAAGATGACATCTTCATCAGACCCATTATTCGCAGACGGCAAACGATTGAGATCAATGGAACGCTTTAGATATTCGGCTCCTAATTGAGCGATTCGCTCATAATCACTTTGCTCCTGCAAAAGCAATAAAGCACCTACCAACTGAGATTCTTGCAGTTCCATGCTCCCTATATCCGGAGAGGCAGATTCCGCTAAAATAGACTGGTCATAGGCAGTGCGTGCGTTGGAATCAGATAGCACAGCATGGGCATCTTGTAATAGCTGTGTGCGAGCTGCAATTGCTGTTTTAGAGTACTCTTGACGGGGGAGCTGCTGACAACGATCGGCAAATGCTTGTTCAATCTGCTCTGGTGTCGCTTGAATTGGCACACCCAATATTTGATATAAATCTAAAGGAATACGCACAATTCAGTATCCTTGTGAGCCATTTACCGGAAGTGAACAACAGATGAGTGACGAAAATACAAGACAGCAAAGCACTTGAAAATATCATAACCTGCTGCTTGTAAACGTATACTCTATAGAGGTTCAGTAACGTACATTCATAGCAGCTTAACAAGAAGGTTGACAAATATCAGCTACTCCTTGTCAGTTATGATGTTGGATTATTGAAATCTAAACAATCCCTAATACCAGACCCTGACAGGTGGCTCAATTAATTAAGCCTTGGCAACATCATCCCAACTGAGGACACTATACATCAATGGTTCAAGAAAGAGTTCTACCCAAATTTCCCACCCCTACAATCAAGATTACTCATGATGAAGGGCTTATCCTATACGAGGATATGGTTTTGGGGCGGGCTTTTGAAGATAAATGTGCCGAGATGTATTACCGCGGCAAGATGTTCGGCTTTGTCCATCTGTATAACGGTCAAGAGGCTGTTTCTACAGGCATTGCCAAGGCCATGCGTCCAGACGATTTTATTTGCAGCACCTATCGAGATCACGTTCATGCCCTGAGTGCAGGCGTCCCAGCCCGGCAAGTTATGGCCGAACTATTTGGCAAAGAGACTGGTTGCAGCAAAGGCCGGGGAGGATCAATGCACCTATTCTCCTCAGAACATAACTTGATCGGTGGCTTTGCATTTGTCGCAGAAGGGATCCCTGTCGCTACTGGTGTTGCCTTTCAAAGCCGCTATCGTCGAGAAGCGATGGGCGATGAAGCTTCCGATCACGTCACAGCCTGCTTCTTTGGGGATGGTGCGAGTAATAATGGCCAGTTCTTCGAATGCTTAAATATGGCCTCTCTTTGGAAATTACCCATCTTGTTCGTGGTGGAAAATAACAAATGGGCGATTGGTATGGCCCACGAACGCGCTAGTTCCGAAACCGAGATTTACAAGAAAGCCAAAGTCTTTGGCATGGAAGGGGTGGAAGTCGATGGCATGGATGTATTAGCTGTTCGTGAAGTCGCCCAAGCGGCCATTGCTAGAGCCAGAGCCGGTGAGGGGCCAACCTTAATCGAAGCATTGACCTATCGCTTTAGAGGCCACTCCCTGGCTGATCCAGATGAACTCAGATCTGCAGCAGAAAAGGAAGAATGGTTAGCCCGAGACCCGATTACGAAATTTAAGTCTTACTTAGTTAACCAAAAACTTGCTAAAGAGCAAGAGTTACTTGACATCGACAAGAAAATTCAAACCTTGATTGAAGAAGCCGTTCAATTCGCAGAGGAAAGCCCTGATCCTAAACCCGAAGATCTGTATCGTTATATCTTTGTAGATGACTAGCCTAGCTAGGCTAAATCGATCGCAACGCCTATTTGAACAGCTTGTCCTTTTTAGATTCAACAAAGATCATCACCCAACCCCAATATGCATGGCAATCAGGTTGCAAGCAAGGAGTATTTAAATGCCTCCAAGAAACCCGATTCCTACGGTTGATATCATCATTGAGATGTGGGATAGACCTCATCGCCCTATTATTTTGATCGAGCGCCAAAACCCTCCCTATGGTTGGGCACTACCAGGCGGCTATGTCGATTATGGAGAATCAGTAGAAGCTGCAGCCATTAGAGAAGCTAAAGAAGAAACTTGTCTAAAGATTGATTTACTAGACCAGTTTCATGTCTATTCAGCTCCTAATCGGGATCCACGTCAACACACTTTAAGTGTGGTATTTCTTGCAAAAGCAATGGGGGAACCCGTTGCTGCTGATGATGCAAAAACATTAAGGATATTTGAGCTGTGGCAGATTCCAGACCAACTCTGCTTTGACCATAATCAAATTCTCATGGACTACCGAATGCATCGATTTCAACATTAATGTATTCATATTCTGGCCTAAACCAGCTATGAAACGTCACTACGCTCAGTTTTAAATTACTTTAAGTTTTAAATTACTGATTTTCGTTCGGGAATTGTATCTTGACTACATTATTTTCAGTGATGATGACCTGGGCACCTAATTTCTCGATCTCGGCTATAGATCGTTGTCGAGTCTCGTCGTCTACAGCGTTGCGAAAAATCATCATCCATGCACTTATGCGAACATTTTTACTGTCTGGATTTTGGCTTAGGAACTTGGCTGTTTGGGTTACAATCGCGCTAATTCTTTGGGCTTCAGGATCAGGATTGTTTTTAGCCCACTTAGCCGCTTGCAAATATGAATTCTTAGCTGCTTGATTATTGCCTAAAAATAGTAACTCATCCGAAGCTTTTGATATCCAGATCGTATATGCATTAGGTGAGCTTTCAGGGGAGAGTGATTGCAATCCCTGATTTATTAGCTTTACAGATTTATCTGGCCGCCCTGCAAAAATTGAAGTAGCGGGAGACATAAATTTATAGGGTTCTGTAAATTGCGGGTTGCGATCGACAAATATTTCAAAATAATCAGTGCTCAACGCATACCCAACTTGCTTTCGAGCTTTTTGATCGCCAAAATACTGCAAAAAACGCAAAAAAGCCCAATCTGCAATCACATTATCATATCCAAACTTTGGCATTCGCTTAAGAAATTGCAAGTTGGCTTTTTCTTTATTAGTTTCGCGTATATAAAAGGATTTTGGTTGAGCTTTATTTTCTTGAGCCTCAACTTCTTCTAATGCCGAGAACTGTAGCAATGAAACACCTACCGCACAAATGGCAGTAAGTGTTGGCGCAATTAATTTCTTTAACAAGGTTGAACTTAGCATTGTGAAGGATGCTGTTAAAAAAATACTAGCTACTATGAACGTTAACAACTCGGTGGAGTAGCAATAGTACCACCACCAGGGGCAGGCTGTTCTTCGAGCGTAACACTAGTTGTAGCTAGGCTACCTAAAACAACATTTGCATTCGTACACCCTGTGATTGCAGTCAAGGTTTCGTTAGTCGGAGTTGCTCTAAACTCAGCTAGCGTTGAATTAGTAGTGCCAAACGAGTATGAATAGTCATCAGTTGTTAAGGGAATGCCGATCCCTAGTAAATTCATATTATTTGAAAAAGTTGCACTCTCCAATCGGTAAACCTGTTGTGCTCGGTTAACTGCACCAATTTGACTTTTTGCTGCAGACTGTCGTGATTTATTAGCCTGACCTAGCATAGAAGGCAATGCAACACCAGCTAATATAGCAACAATCACAATCGTGACTAATAATTCTATCAGAGTAAAACCCTGAGAATTATTATGCTTCATTAATTTTGACAAGAGTCGAGAATGATAGTGAGACATTGGTTGTGAGCTTGCAATCTAGTAGCTAGTTTTCGATTAATAATTTCTGAGAGCAAAAAATATTTAAATACTTTTTATAAGGATAGTTTATCAAAGGAAAAGTTCAGATCCTTTTCCTTAAGAATGAACAATCAAATAGCAGGGATAAATATCCTTATACAGCCAAGAAAATGACAGGGAGAATCAAGTAAATAACTATTATTTCCCCTCTTATGTTTATAATTTAACTTATTTCTATAATCAATGAAATCAGTGTAATCACGGTCATAACAAGAAGGATAATCTTAGATAAATAGAACGTGCATTACAGAGAAAGGATACTGAAGATTCATTAAAAAGAATCCTTTACCCTTATATAAGGGAGATCTCAAGCATGGTTATTCTTTGATTTTCAAAAAATCTAATTCAACATATTTCTAAAGCAGATTTACAAAGTATTCTAAAAAAACCTAAATCTCTTACCTAAAAATAAATAAGGCATCTATACACTCGATTAAATTTAATCACTCACATAGATCTTTTTTAGAGAGAGTTTCAGCGACTTAATAAACTAGCTTTTATTAATTTAATTTTAATAAAGTTCCAGTCATTTAATCCAGAAGATATTCACAAGAAGCATCTAGAATAAATTCGATAGAACTACCCTTCATGAAAAATGTATTTAAAATTAATTCCCCAAACATATATCCAGAAGATTAAAATAGGGAATAAAACCTAAAAGGTAAAAGTCTAGAACTTTTAGTGGCAAGTTTACTTACTACAAAACTTGCTGCGATTTTTTACACTCTCAAAATGATACATCCTCTATTTAAAGCAACTCAGACTTAGAGCTAAAAATCTTACTCTAAGCCTGAGTCGGGTGGATTATTGCATTGATTCAACAATCACCAAATCAATTTATCGCTGAGCTAGGTCAGAATTAGCAGCCTGCGGCAGGAGCAGCGGCATTACCAGGGTTCTCAGCAATCTCAGAATCAGTAGTACCTGTAGCAGCGTCTACGGACACACAACCACGATAGGCAGATAGACCTGAGCCAGTATCAATAGGTACAGCTGTAGTTTCACCTGCAATAGCTGTTGATACAGCAATCGCAATGGTGTAATCTTCAGTGCTAGCGTCAGCAATTTGCAAGTCAGCATATGCAGGAGCAAATTGGGGAGCTTCCAATCGGTAAGCTTGCTGGGCACGGTTAACAGCACCCACTTGGCTTTGGGCAGCAGATTGTCTTGCTCTATTAGCTTGGTTGAGCATGGAAGGTAGAGCTACAGCAGCCAAAATACCGATGATGATTACAACAACCAAAAGTTCAATTAGAGTAAAACCTTTGTTGCCTTTCTTATTTGCGAAGTGCTGGATGAGTTTGGCTTGTAGATTAGTCTTCATAGTTGTAAAGTCTCTCTTTGGGTATTGGATTCAAGTCTTTTTCGCTCCCAAATATACATTACCCATTCCTAAAACTTTTCATATCAAGTTGGAGACCGTTTTAACAAAGTTCAGTGTATATACAGAGATATCTCATATGCATTTTCCTAAGAGAATGAAGTACTTCCCTAAAAACACGGAATTTCTGACTGATTAATTCCAATACGGTTTCCCTTCAACCCTCCACTCAAACTGGTAGCTACCAGAAAAGTCCTGAGTCTCGCTTGAGGGCACTGTTCATTTAAGAAGTGACTGCTAGGATGATTCTGCAGTATCAGTTTTAGAGCAATGCAATGCATCCATTGTCAAAGCGAAAATGTCGTTAAGAACGGAACTAAGACGCTGAAAACAGCTCAAGTGGTTCAGTACTTTCTGTGCAAAGACTGTGGTCGTCGCTTTAACGAGCGTAGTGGGACGCCGATGGCGAGATTGAGAACGCCAGTAGAGACGATATCAATGGCCATCAATGCCCGCACCGAAGGCCTAGGGATTAGAGCTGCGGGGAGAGTGCTCGGAAAATCACCCAACAGTATTATCCTTTGGAAGAAGCGTTTATCAGCGCAATTATCAAACTTCTCCCCTCCTTCTCCCCAAGCAGCAGAGGTCACAATTGAAGGCGATGAAGTGTACCCCCGCGTAGGTGAAAATCTTCCCCCCCTGGCTCAGTGAAGGTTGGACCATTCATTTCATCGACCGTGAGAGTCGCTATTGGTTCGAGGCTCGCGCGGGTCTTAAGGATGAATCATTATTGAGAAAAGTGTCAAAGCTGCTTGGGATTGGGCTAAACCCAGTTCATCGATTCGTTGGTTCACAGATGGAGAACGTCGATACTCCAAGGTATTGTGGAAGCTAGCGAGTACTTACTTGCCCAGGAGTACCACGACCCAGGCCTATCCTTTCGCAAAGTATGGCGAGCGGGTTTAGAGGTGGCAATGAAGATCAAAGGGTCTCAAGGAAACCTCGGGTAATGTGGGTTAATCGAGAGCATCCTTATACGGCCATTAGCCCCAAGAGCGATGTCCATGCCAATCATCTTGAAGCCCTCCACAGTTCTTTGAGACGACGGGCTAGCGGTTATCGTAGACGCCAGAACCACTATGCCAAACCGTTGAGGGATTACAAAGAGCGCTGAATGTGCAGCGATTGATTCACAATTGGTGTCGTGCTCACTACAGCCATGGATACCAGCGAACCCCAGCAATGGTGATGGGATTTATCCAAAGGCCCGTTAAGATTGGCGAAGTGTTGGCAGTCAGAGCTTTTGAATGCCTCACTTCTTAACTGAACAGTGCCCGCTTGAGAGTGAACCTGTGTCATGGGGATAAGACCCATAAATGCTGAGGTATAAACTTGAGTGGTGTATATACGAAATGGTTGGGGCGACTCAAGATACAACATTGAAATTTATCAAAATACCAAGATTACAGGGACTCAACATATGCTGGCTCGAGTATGGAGCTCATCTTTAATTGGCATTGAAGCAATCAAGGTAGGGGTAGAAGTAGACGTATCTGGCGGATTGCCTGGAATCGTAATTGTAGGCTTACCTGATACGGCAGTCCAAGAATCGAGAGAAAGAGTAAAAGCGGCATTACGGAATTCTGGCTTAGCATTTCCTATGCGCCGAATTGTGATTAACTTAACCCCTGCCGATTTACGTAAAGAAGGTCCCAGTTTTGATTTGCCAATTAGTATAGGCATCTTAGCTGCGTCTGATCAGATTAATCCCCAGCTCTTAGGGGATTTCTTGTTTCTAGGGGAGGTTTCACTCGATGGTGCCCTCAGACCGGTTACGGGTGTGTTACCCATCGCTGCTGCTGCGAAACAAATGGGATTTGTGGGTTTAGTTGTACCTTACAAGAACGCCCAAGAAGCAGCTGTTGTAAAGGGCCTAGCCGTCTATGGCTTTGAGTCTTTATCTGAAGTGAGTAATTTTTTAAACAATCCTGATGAAGTTCAGCCCTTTCGAGAAGAAGACAAAGCTAATGATAAGCAAAGACAGTATCATCTTGATTTGAGAGATGTAAAAGGGCAGGCTCATGCCCGACGAGCCCTGGAAATTGCAGCTGCGGGCGGGCATAACTTAATATTCGTTGGACCACCAGGCAGTGGTAAAACAATGCTGGCTCGGCGACTACCAGGTATTCTTCCTCCTCTAGAATTCAACGAGGCATTAGAGGTTACTAAAATTCATTCGGTGGCAGGTTTATTGAGAGATCAAGGTCAGTTATTGCGTCAAAGGCCATTCCGATCTCCCCATCATTCTGCATCTGGCCCCGCATTGGTGGGAGGAGGCAGTTTTCCCAAACCAGGAGAAATCTCTTTAGCCCATCGGGGCGTTCTGTTTTTAGATGAATTAACGGAATTCAAAAGAGATGTCTTGGAATTTTTACGTCAGCCATTGGAGGATGGTTTTGTCAGCATTTCCAGAGCGAGACAGTCGGTTACCTTCCCGGCTCAGTTCACATTGGTAGCCAGTACTAATCCTTGTCCGTGTGGATACTATGCTGATCCGATACAAGCTTGTACCTGCTCACCTCGACAGCGAGAAACCTATTGGGCTAAATTATCAGGTCCTTTAATGGATCGCATTGATTTACAAGTGGCTGTCAATCGTCTGAAACCCGAAGAAATTACTCAGCAAAGCAAGGGAGAAGAATCGGCTCCAATTCGAGAGCGAGTCAAAGCAGCCCATCAACTGGCTACGTATCGGTTTGAGGCTGAATCCAATTTACATAGTAATGCGCAGATGAATAGCCAACAGTTACGCCAATGGTGCCAGCTGAATGATGCAACACGGCAATTACTAGAAACTGCAATTAGTCGCCTAGGTCTATCAGCACGGGCAACCGATCGCATTCTTAAGGTTGCGCGAACGATTGCTGACTTAGCAAATTCATCTAGTCTAGAAACCCCTCATGTTGCAGAGGCGATTCAATATCGGACCATTGATCGGCTCCAATAGGCAAGGCAGAAAAGAGCGGGGATGCTAAGGAGCTAATAAGCAGCCTGTTGTGTTGTAAATGTCAGAGCTAGTCTGGAGTATCCATCTCTAACCAATCTGGTAAATCGTCTAGATTGAGTTTGTCATGGGTCGCCAGTGTTTCACGATCATGTATGGACGGCAATCGATTAGATGGAGACTGCTTAGCATCATTTTGAGGGCTACTTGACATTGAGGGAGAGGTTTTAGATGCAGCCCGGGCTGAAATAGACTGATTGGGAATGGATTGTTGCAACTCTACCTTGGATGTTGTAGGTATTACTGACTGAGGTGATTGTGGTAAATTGCGTTTTGGAATAAAAGGTTTGGATTGGTGAGTGGAATTGGCTTGTTTTAAATGATCAACGGCTTCTTTTCTAGCGGTCTCAACCGCTTTCTTTGCCAAAGTCCGATGGGGTAAGATGACGTTTTGAAATAAGAATTCAATGGTTTGTGACTTCAGCCAACCTCGAGAAACCAGAATTTCCCCAAACCGCATTCCCGTTAATTCTTGATCGGATAATACAACTTCGACTTGAGCTGGGGATAATAACCCAGCTTCAATTAAATACCCACCAATCCTTTTACTGTCTGGAGAATGAGTCGCCACAGCTCGACGGTGACTAGAGTGATATCGCTCAGATTCATCTGAGTTATGACTTACACGACTCTTATTCTTGGGTGACACAAAAGATGAAGGAGCAGGTTGCTCTATTTTTTGCAGCCAAACCAACATATCGAGAGGATAAATCTCTGTTTGATAACCAGAGGTTTGAATGGTTAAGGTGCCATGCTCACAGTGAACGTCCCGAATAGGATACCAGATACCTCGATGGAGGATGAGTAAGCTCATTAAAGCAAGTTGCTTATCGCTCTTTTTGTAGCTCCACCATGTTTGCAATAAGTCTAAAGAATCAGTGAAGCGAACATGATAATGCTCCGGAATTTCAACAGGTTCATATTCATAAAAGCCGGAAATTTTAGACTGGCGAATGGGCAAACATTTTTGCGCAATCATAGCCTCATGGAGTTGAGACCAAAAACTTGATTTGTAGCGAATTGATGTGAAGCGCTGCTCACCATCTAATTTGGCTGTAGCGACTAGGCCTTCCGTTTTAGCCAGGAGCTGCAAAGTATCGCTAATAGGCTCAACTCTTAGGTCTGAGTTGGAAAGTAATGTGGACTGCCCCGATAGATAACTTGATACAAATGCTTGTAGTAGTTCGAGGTCATCCATAAAAATGAGTTGCTGAACTTTGCATAGAACGGCGGGCTTATTGTCATCATAATCTTTCGTTCACCCCCCTCGCCATAGACAAAGAAATTTAGGCAGATTTTTGTTGGGTTGGAAGGCCGACGGGGATCGAAGCGATTAGCTTACGAGTATATTCAGCGTCGGGGTGATGATAAATCTGATCGGCTGCGCCAATTTCTTCGAGTTTGCCACGATTCATTACCATAATGCGATCGCTCATAAATTTGACGACGCTTAAATCATGGGAAATGAAAATATAGGTGAGATCCAACTCTCGTTGCAGCTCTTTGAGTAGGTTAAGTACCTGAGCCTGGACTGAGACATCCAAGGCTGAGACAGATTCATCGCAAATAACGAATTTAGGGTTTAAGGCTAAGGCCCGAGCAATACAGATACGCTGTCGTTGACCACCCGAAAATTCATGGGGATAGCGGTTCATGTCACTGGATTTAAGGCCAACCCGTTCTAGAAGATACGCGGTGCGATCGCGGGGTGTATCTCCCCCTTGTTGCGCAGAAATTCGCTCTGTCAGACCTCCTGCAATTCGCATAGGCTCCATAATCGCTGCCCCAACATTCATCCGTGGATCAAGAGAGCTATAGGGATCTTGGAAAATAATTTGCAAATTTTGCCGCAGTTTCCGTAGATTACGCCCCTTGAGGTGGGTAATATCTCGATCCGCAAACTGAATACTGCCGCTAGTGGGCTTAATTAACCGTACGAGAGTACGGCCTAATGTGGTCTTGCCACATCCAGATTCGCCAACCAATCCCAAGGTTTCCCCTGGATAGACGTCAAAAGAAACATCATTAACGGCGGTGACATAACGAGCCGTTTTGCCAAACATCCCCTTGACCGGGAAAAACACCTGAAGATTCTTGACACTTAGTAAGGGTTTCTGTTGCGTCAATGTTTCTAGGCGTGTCTGCATCTCCGCTGCAGAAAATTCTGAGGCAGGATCAGCAGAAGAAACCGGTACGTCTTCGATCATTTGATCGATTGGTAGAGAACTTACAACCTCTGAGGCTTCACCCGCCACAAAATCAGCGACGGTCGGCAAACGCTTTAAACGTTGATCTGGACGAGGACGACAAGCGAGGAGTCCTCGGGTATAAGGATGCTGGGGATTTTCAAAGATCTCCTGGGCAGAGCCTGTTTCCACCACTTCACCTTGGTACATGACGGCTACCGTATCAGCCAGCTCAGCCACAATGCCTAAATCATGGGTAACAAAAATAATCGACATCTGTCTACGATCGCGAAGTTCTCGCAGCAAATCCAAAATTGTGGCTTGTACTGTTACATCCAAGGCCGTTGTCGGTTCATCCGCAATCAGAATCGCCGGGTTAGACGCAATCGCCATAGCAATCATCACCCGCTGAATTTGTCCACCCGACAATTGATGGGGATATCGATCCAAATAAGATCGCTTTTGGCGATTGATCCGCTTTTGAATCTCGGTATCGTCGGGAGACGAACCCTCTTGGCTAGCTGCATCCAACACGATTTGCTGCAATTCTTGATCAGACGGAATCAACTTCACCTCTTGAAGCAAAGCAATCGCCTGTCGCCGCGCGGCAGATACAGACAACTCTTCATGCAAACGTAATGCTTCTACAATTTGAAATCCGCAGGTATATACCGGATTTAACGAACTCATCGGTTCCTGGAAAATCATGGCAATTTGACTGCCCCGATAGGCCTGCATCGCGCCCATGGGTAGTTGCAGCAAATCCACAGATTGATCAGTATTCACTGCACCTGTCTCAGAAGGGGACGAGCCATGGAACAAAATTTCACCCTGGGCAATCTTTCCTGGCGGCGTCGGAACTAACCGCATCACGGATAAGGAAGTGACTGACTTACCGGAACCCGATTCTCCAACAATTCCTAGGGTTTGGCCTCGATGCACCGTCAGAGAGACATTATTCACCGCATTGACCGTTTGTCCTTCGGTCTGGAATTGGACCTGGAGGTTCCGAATTTCAAGGATGGGGTCAGTCATAAAGAAGCCGTTCTACTGTTGGGAAGGGAATTAACCGTGATTTTAGCAAGCTGTTTCTGAAAGCAGAAATCTAGCGACCAGGTTGAGAAGAAAAGCTGTCAGTGCCTGGAGCTGCAGGGTGTGTTCCTTCAGAATTCCTGTTACCCTGATAACACATTTACTTTGGCAAGTATTTTATAGAGGGAGATCAACGAACGTGGCTCATACTATTGTTACTGACGTTTGCGAAGGCATTGCGGATTGCGTTGATGCCTGTCCTGTGGCATGTATCCACGAAGGCCCAGGGAAAAACGTAATTGGTACGGATTGGTATTGGATCGATTTTTCCACCTGTATTGATTGTGGAATCTGTCAGCAAGTATGCCCCGTGGATGGCGCTATCCTGGCCGAGGAACGGTCTGATTTGCAAAAAACCCCTTCTTAAGGTTTGAACACAATGATGGATTCTGTGACGCCAGCTTCAAATCAAGCGTTGCTGTTGCAAGTTGAGAATGTTTTTGCAGGGTATGTCCCTGGCCTAGATATTTTGCAGGGGATCAATCTCAAATTGTTTGCCGGAGAAATCATCGCCATTATTGGCCCC includes:
- a CDS encoding IMS domain-containing protein gives rise to the protein MRIPLDLYQILGVPIQATPEQIEQAFADRCQQLPRQEYSKTAIAARTQLLQDAHAVLSDSNARTAYDQSILAESASPDIGSMELQESQLVGALLLLQEQSDYERIAQLGAEYLKRSIDLNRLPSANNGSDEDVILAMALANLEAGRECWQQKQFEQASDVLQSGLKLLTQEQLFPAVQREIELDLYKLRPYRILELLAEPEENIAKRQQGFSLLQIMLDERGGIDGPQDDLSGLSVDDFLRFIQQLRCHLTVQEQQDLFIKESERPSAVASYLLVYALVAKGCSQGKPEFIQQAKSALTELADRQDIQVEKSMCYLLLGQPGAAIQTLPLSRDQESLEFIHQYSEGAEDLVPGLFLYTERWLQQEVYPYFRDLNDTQVSLQNYFNDEHIQAYLNGLAPEPVSPRMPASTTSTDLPLLAKQGSETLSSAREGRLPKQTAHRQGAKRQRPPGKPPVSTQKVTPLTPVKGLDSPRKRSSMPATTAPAPKAESLQTDDAGRGNQGVSKTRRSRSQLQYRRWFFAAGAVALVLFALFGLISQCSRPEDPVPGAENPSPEPASPDPIPSPASPSVSPTASPPVASPTPAPATATSEEITTTSARQIIQSWQSAKAEAMGKDHQIASLDKILAEPSLSEWKAGAQSDQLNQIHLEYTFDDLKINAITQQSPTEATVEATVTETAKVFEGGQQTTDAYTGDTYRVRYQLVREQDQWKIKQMQVLN
- a CDS encoding type IV pilin protein, with the protein product MSHYHSRLLSKLMKHNNSQGFTLIELLVTIVIVAILAGVALPSMLGQANKSRQSAAKSQIGAVNRAQQVYRLESATFSNNMNLLGIGIPLTTDDYSYSFGTTNSTLAEFRATPTNETLTAITGCTNANVVLGSLATTSVTLEEQPAPGGGTIATPPSC
- a CDS encoding YifB family Mg chelatase-like AAA ATPase, with product MLARVWSSSLIGIEAIKVGVEVDVSGGLPGIVIVGLPDTAVQESRERVKAALRNSGLAFPMRRIVINLTPADLRKEGPSFDLPISIGILAASDQINPQLLGDFLFLGEVSLDGALRPVTGVLPIAAAAKQMGFVGLVVPYKNAQEAAVVKGLAVYGFESLSEVSNFLNNPDEVQPFREEDKANDKQRQYHLDLRDVKGQAHARRALEIAAAGGHNLIFVGPPGSGKTMLARRLPGILPPLEFNEALEVTKIHSVAGLLRDQGQLLRQRPFRSPHHSASGPALVGGGSFPKPGEISLAHRGVLFLDELTEFKRDVLEFLRQPLEDGFVSISRARQSVTFPAQFTLVASTNPCPCGYYADPIQACTCSPRQRETYWAKLSGPLMDRIDLQVAVNRLKPEEITQQSKGEESAPIRERVKAAHQLATYRFEAESNLHSNAQMNSQQLRQWCQLNDATRQLLETAISRLGLSARATDRILKVARTIADLANSSSLETPHVAEAIQYRTIDRLQ
- a CDS encoding NUDIX hydrolase, producing MPPRNPIPTVDIIIEMWDRPHRPIILIERQNPPYGWALPGGYVDYGESVEAAAIREAKEETCLKIDLLDQFHVYSAPNRDPRQHTLSVVFLAKAMGEPVAADDAKTLRIFELWQIPDQLCFDHNQILMDYRMHRFQH
- a CDS encoding type IV pilin protein, encoding MKTNLQAKLIQHFANKKGNKGFTLIELLVVVIIIGILAAVALPSMLNQANRARQSAAQSQVGAVNRAQQAYRLEAPQFAPAYADLQIADASTEDYTIAIAVSTAIAGETTAVPIDTGSGLSAYRGCVSVDAATGTTDSEIAENPGNAAAPAAGC
- the pdhA gene encoding pyruvate dehydrogenase (acetyl-transferring) E1 component subunit alpha, coding for MVQERVLPKFPTPTIKITHDEGLILYEDMVLGRAFEDKCAEMYYRGKMFGFVHLYNGQEAVSTGIAKAMRPDDFICSTYRDHVHALSAGVPARQVMAELFGKETGCSKGRGGSMHLFSSEHNLIGGFAFVAEGIPVATGVAFQSRYRREAMGDEASDHVTACFFGDGASNNGQFFECLNMASLWKLPILFVVENNKWAIGMAHERASSETEIYKKAKVFGMEGVEVDGMDVLAVREVAQAAIARARAGEGPTLIEALTYRFRGHSLADPDELRSAAEKEEWLARDPITKFKSYLVNQKLAKEQELLDIDKKIQTLIEEAVQFAEESPDPKPEDLYRYIFVDD